In one window of Ovis aries strain OAR_USU_Benz2616 breed Rambouillet chromosome 3, ARS-UI_Ramb_v3.0, whole genome shotgun sequence DNA:
- the FAM163B gene encoding protein FAM163B: MTAGTVVITGGILATVILLCIIAVLCYCRLQYYCCKKDESEEDEEEPDFAVHSSLPPLHSNRNLVLSNGPALCPATAFSQRSPPARALCRSCSRSEPPAFFLQEPEDEGVSNGGERVAYRSISQEDVGPPPGGFGGLQALNPNRLSAMREAFSRSRSVSTDV; this comes from the exons ATGACAGCCGGGACGGTGGTCATCACCGGGGGCATCTTGGCGACTGTGATTCTGCTCTGCATTATTGCGGTTCTGTGCTACTGCCGGCTCCAG TACTACTGCTGTAAGAAGGACGAGtcggaggaggacgaggaggagccGGACTTCGCTGTGCACTCGAGCCTGCCGCCACTGCACTCCAACCGGAACCTGGTGCTGAGCAACGGGCCGGCGCTCTGCCCAGCCACCGCCTTCAGCCAGAGGTCCCCACCAGCCCGCGCCCTCTGCCGCAGCTGCTCCCGCTCCGAGCCGCCCGCCTTCTTCCTGCAGGAGCCGGAGGACGAGGGCGTCAGCAACGGTGGGGAGCGCGTGGCCTACAGGAGCATCAGCCAGGAGGACGTGGGGCCGCCGCCCGGGGGCTTTGGAGGGCTGCAGGCGCTCAACCCCAACCGCCTGTCGGCCATGCGAGAGGCCTTCTCCCGCAGCCGCAGCGTCAGCACCGACGTCTGA